The segment CCCATAGTTCTTACATCTTTTACTTTAACATTAAAAAGCTTTTCTACAGCTTCTTTGATCTGGATTTTATTAGCTCTTGGATCCACTTCAAATACTACCTGATTTAATTTTTCTTTTAGATCCACAGCCTTTTCTGTAATAAGAGGTCTTTTAATTACATCGTAAATAGTCAACATTAGTCAAGTACCTCCATAATGTATGAGAGGGCATCTTTAACGATTATGATATTGTCAGCATTAACAACATCGTAAACATTTAACCCTTTAACATTTAAGAAATCCACTTTTGGTAAATTTCTGAATGCCATAAAGGTCTTATCGTCTATTTCACTGTAAACGATTAGCACCCTCTTTGATAATCCCATTGCATCTAACAGCTTTTGGGCATCTTTCGTCTTTCCACTTTCCACCACAAAATTATCTACAATCTTAACTGCAGCATCATCAAATTTTGCTTTCACTGCAGACCTAAGAGCATTCTTCACCTTCTTTTTAGGCATGCTATATGAATAATCTCTTGGTTGTGGTCCAAAAATAACTGCACCACCTCTCCAAAGCGGAGATCTAATAGATCCAGCCCTTGCTCTACCTGTACCCTTTTGTTTCCATGGTTTTCTACCACCACCTTCTATAAGTGCTCTATTTAAAGTGGCGTGGGTTCCTGCCCTTCTACAAGCCAGTTGCATTTTAACTACCTCATGTATCAACCATGGTTTGACTGGGTAGGTCATAATATTGTCAGAGATCTCAACCTGCCCCACTTTCTCATTTTTTGTGTTCAATACATCAACCAAAGCCATATTATCCTCTTATTTTTTCTTCTTCGTAGTCTCTTTTATAAAAACAATACTGTTATCATGTCCAGGTATAGCACCTTTTATCAACAATAAGTTTTTATCTGGCAACACTTTTACCACTTCCAATTTTTGTACTGTGACAGTCTTGCCACCCATTCTTCCCGGAAGTTTTTTACCTTTCAATGTTTCACCCGGCCACTCCCTCATACCTATAGAACCTGGTGCTCTATGGAAATCAGAACCATGCGCAGCCGGTCCACCTGCAAAACCGTGCCTTTTTATAACACCCTGAAAACCTTTACCTATACTAACCCCTTGGACATCCACAATATCCCCTTCAGCGAAAACAGAAACGTTAATCTCCTGACCAACTTGATATTCATCAGGATTTTCAACCTTAAACTCTTTCAAAGTTTTGTGGGCATCAACACCATGTTTCTTGAAATGGCCACCCATTGGTTTGTTAATCTTGTTTTCTTTCAATATCTTATCAAATCCAAGCTGAAGGGCATTGTATCCATCTTTTTCGGTAGTTTTCTTTTGAACTACCTGGCAAGGTCCAGCCTGAACAACAGTTACAGGTATAACATTACCTTCTGAGGTAAAAATTTGCGTCATCCCAATTTTTCTACCTATCAACGCTTTTAACATTTTGCCCTACCTTTATAATTTTATCTCTACATCTACCCCAGCAGAAAGCTCTAACTTCATCAAGGCATCTATTGTCTGGGGGTTATGCTCATAAATATCAACTAACCTTTTGTGTGTTCTTATTTCAAACTGCTCAAAAGATGTCTTATTCACGTGTGGCGACCTAAGGACAGAGTATTTTTCTATCTTTGTTGGAAGAGGAACGGGGCCAACTACTCTAGCCCCTGTCATCTTCGCAGTCCTTACTATATCTTTCACAGATTTATCCAATATTTTATGATCAAAGCTTTTTAGCTTTATTCTTATTTTTTGTCCTGTCATCTTTTTCCTCTATTACTCAATAATCTCTGTAACAACACCAGCACCAACTGTCCTACCACCTTCCCTGATCGCAAATCTCAATCCCTGCTCCATAGCTATCGGCTGTATAAGCTCCACTGTGGCACTTATGTTGTCTCCTGGCATTACCATCTCTACTCCCTCAGGCAATACCACTATCCCCGTTACGTCTGTTGTCCTAAAGTAAAACTGTGGCCTGTATCCACTAAAAAATGGAGTGTGTCTTCCACCTTCTTCCTTAGTCAATATATACGCCTCACACTTAAACTTCCTATGTGGTGTTATAGTCTTAGGTGCAGCCAATACCTGTCCACGCTCCACTTCATCCTTCTTAGTTCCCCTCAACAATACACCTATATTATCCCCAGCAACACCTTCGTCCAACACCTTACGGAACATCTCAACCCCAGTTACCACTGTCTTAATCGTAGGCCTAATACCTACTATCTCCACCTCATCTCCTACCTTAACCTTACCACGCTCAACTCTACCTGTTACAACTGTTCCCCTTCCTGATATACTAAATACGTCCTCTATCGGCATCAAGAATGGCTTATCTATATCCCTCTGTGGCAATGGTACATACTTGTCCAATGCATCCACAAGGTCAAATATAGCCTGATTCCACTTAGGATCCTCTGGATTCTCAAGAGCTTTAAGAGCACTACCCTTGATCACTGGTATCTCATCCCCTGGAAACTCATATGAGCTAAGAAGATCTCTAACCTCCAACTCCACAAGCTCCAACAACTCTGGGTCATCCACCATATCCACCTTGTTCATAAACACTACTATGTATGGAACACCAACCTGTCTCGCCAAAAGTATATGCTCCCTCGTCTGGGGCATAGGACCATCTGCAGCACTTACAACAAGTATAGCCCCATCCATCTGTGCTGCACCTGTGATCATGTTCTTTACATAGTCTGCGTGACCAGGACAGTCCACATGTGCATAGTGCCTTGTCTGGCTCTCATACTCAACGTGTGCTGTGGCTATCGTAATACCACGCTCCCTCTCTTCTGGAGCCTTGTCAATGTTGGAATAATCCACAAAATCTGCCAAACCCTTAGTCGACAAAACTCTGGTAATAGCAGCTGTCAAAGTAGTCTTACCATGGTCCACGTGACCTATCGTACCTACGTTAACGTGAGGTTTCTTCCTCTCGAACTTCTGTTTTCCCATAAAATCCTCCTATCTTTTTCCTTTATACCTTCGATTTTATAATTTCATCTGATATGTTCTGTGGTACCTCTTCATAATGGTCGAATATCATAGTGTAGGTAGCCCTACCCTGAGTAAGAGATCTAAGAGAGGTGGCATACCCAAACATCTCTTTCAATGGAACATTGCAACGGATAACCTGTGCATTACCCCTTGCTTCCATACCTTCTATTCTTCCTCTTCTGGAGTTTAAGTCACCCATTACATCACCCATATATTCGTCAGGAACAACGACTTCAACCTTCATTATAGGCTCGAGTAAAACAGGTGATGCCTTTTTACATGCCTCTTTAAAACCTATTGAAGCAGCTATTTTGAATGCCATCTCTGAAGAGTCGACCTCATGATAAGAGCCATCTAAAAGAGTAACAGCAACATCAACTACCGGATACCCTGCCAAAACTCCTGTATCCATAGCTTCCACAATCCCCTTTTCAACTGCAGGAATATACTCTTTTGGAATAACCCCACCAACAATCTTATTTATAAATTTAAATCCAGCACCAGGCTCCTGTGGCTCCACTTCCAGTACTACGTGACCATACTGTCCTCTACCACCACTCTGTTTGATGTACTTGGACTCATATGTAGATTTTTTCCTTATCGTTTCTCTGTATGCTACCTGTGGGTTACCAACATTCGCCTCAACTTTAAATTCCCTCATCAATCTATCGACAATAATTTCAAGGTGAAGCTCACCCATACCTGAAATTATCGTTTGCCCTGTCTCCTCATCCACTTTTACCCTAAAAGATGGGTCTTCCTGGGCAAGCTTATTAAGGGCCATAGAAAGTTTATCCTGATCTGCTTTTGTTTTAGGCTCGATTGCCACCGATATAACAGGCTCCGGAAACTCCATAGACTCAAGTATAACTGGTTTATTCTCATCACAAAGTGTGTCACCGGTAATAGTATATTTCAAACCAACAGTTGCACAAATATCACCTGCATAAATCTCTTTAATCTCTTCCCTCTTGTTGGCATGCATTTTAAGCAAACGCCCAATCCTTTCCTTTTTACCTTTGGTGGAATTAAGAACATAACTACCAGCTTCCAACCATCCAGAATAAACCCTAAAATATGTGAGCTGGCCCATGTAAGGATCTGTCATAATTTTGAATGCAAGGGCAGCAAATGGTTCATCATCGCTTGTATGCCTTACAACATCATTACCATCAAGATCTTTACCTTTTACTGGTGGTATATCAAGTGGAGAAGGAAGGTAATCAACTACGGCATCAAGAAGCAGCTGCACCCCTTTATTTTTAAAGGCTGTACCGCATATCACAGGGGTAAATTGGATCTCAATTGTCCCCTTTCTAATGGCCGCTTTAATCTCATCTTCCGTAATCTCTTCACCTTCGAAATACTTATTCATCAAATCATCATCTATTTCACAAACCCTTTCTATCATCTGGGTACGATACTCTTCTGCCTTTTCAAGATATTCGGCTGGGATTTCTCTGTATTCATATTTAGCCCCCAACTGATCCCCTTCCCAAACTACCGCTTTCATCTTAACGAGATCTATAACACCAACAAACTTATCTTCAGCACCGATAGGAATCTGAATCGGCAGAGGTTTAGCACCTAATCTATCCACCATCATTTTGACCACGTTATAAAAATCAGCACCAACTCTATCCATTTTGTTAACAAAAGCAATCCTTGGGACTCTGTATTTATCCGCCTGTCTCCATACCGTCTCAGACTGAGGCTCAACCCCACCAACCGCACAGAAAACGGCGCAAGCACCATCAAGAACTTTAAGGGACCTTTCCACCTCAATGGTAAAATCTACGTGACCAGGAGTATCAATGATATTTATCCTATAACCGTTCCAGAAACACTGGGTTGTGGCGGAGGTAATGGTGATTCCTCTTTCCCTCTCCTGCTCCATCCAGTCCATTGTGGCTGTTCCTTCATGAACCTCACCAATCTTGTAATTCACACCTGTATAATACAAAATTCTTTCGGTAGTTGTAGTCTTACCAGCATCGATATGAGCCATAATTCCAATATTTCTCTGCTTTTCCAAAGGGTACTGTCTAGGCACAAGTTCCTCCTATTACCATCTAAAATGAGCAAAAGCTTTATTTGCTTCTGCCATTTTATGGGTATCTTCCCTTTTCTTAACAGCAGCGCCTTTATTGGCATAAGCATCCATCAACTCGGAGGCCAATCTCTCTGTCATACCTTTCTCTTTTCTATTCCTTGCGGCAGAGATAATCCATCTAATAGCAAGAGCTTGTTTTCTATCAGCCCTAACTTCCACAGGAACCTGATAGTTTGCACCACCTACTCTTCTTGATTTAACTTCCAGAAGTGGTTTCACATTTTCCATCGCCTTTTTAAATACAGCGATTCCATCTTCGCCAGTTTTAGCCTTGATCATCTCCATGGCATCATAAAAAATCTTTTCTGCAACAGATTTTTCACCATCGTACATAAGGCTATTGATAAATTTAGTAACAACTACTTCACCATAAACTGGATCTGGTAAAACTTCTCTTTTTTTAGCAACTCTTCTTCTAGCCATTTAAAATACCCTCTCACTTCTTAGCTTTTTTAACGCCATACTTTGAGCGGCTCTTATTTCTATTTTTTACGCCTGCAGTATCCAAAGTACCTCTAATGATCTTATACCTTACACCAGGTAAGTCCTTAACCCTACCACCTCTCACCAGAACAACTGAGTGTTCCTGAAGGTTATGTCCAATGCCGGGAATATATGCTGTTACTTCAATCCCGTTTACCAATCTAACCCTTGCAACCTTTCTCAAAGCAGAGTTAGGTTTTTTTGGAGTGGTGGTATACACCCTAACACAAACCCCTCTCTTCTGGGGGTTGTTTTTCAAAGCAGGAGATTTAGTTCTATTTAAAATCACCTCTCTGCCGTGTCTTACTAACTGATTCAAAGTTGGCACTTAGCACCTCCGATTTTATCTACAAACATTTTTGTCGTTTTTAAACATAAATATACCTTTTAAATGAGCTTATCAATATAAAGAAACATTTTTCAAGTGTCAAGAACTTTTTGACCAGTAGTAATAATTAGAAATATTTAACGCATTTTTTCTGATTTATGACAATCATTACACTTTTCCAGAGCTGCATGGTAACCATTTTTAGGCCACTCTTTATGGCAAGAAAAACAATTGTTGCCACAACCATCAGGATTTGGAAGATTTATTACACTTAGTTTCTGCTCTCCAGTTTTATGGCAACCTGAACATGTCCCAAGAGGCTGATGAATATCTTCTTTTTTAAGTTTTTCGTGACAGGAAAAGCAATCTCCGGCACATCCTGCATTTAAATCGTAGTTTATGAATAGAATAGATCCCAGAAGTATTGCTGCACAGAGTCCAGATAAAGCTGCCCTTTTCTTGTTAGACATAAACACCCCCGTTCATAACATATAAAATTTTCATCTTTTAGAAATACTATTTTTTTCATAAATTCTTCCACTACTTCACCGCCATATTTACTCTTTAAGCTTTCAATATTTACTCCATCCACCATCCTTATTCCAAATACAACATCTTCGATAAAACATTCTGCGATTGGAACCTCATATTTTTCTATAATATATTGTTCTTTGATATACTCTTCAACAGTTCCTTTATTGCACCACCTCATCCGGGCATTTTCACCATTCATCATGCTGTGGGCGGAAATACCAAATCCTATATAGTCCTGCATTTTCCAATATTTAGTATTATGTTTAGATCCCTTCCCATTTCTGGCAAAGTTTGAAATTTCATACTGAAAAAAACCTCTGGAATAAAGAAAATCTACAACATCATTGAAAAATGTCTCTGCATCGGTATCTTTATATTCACTCAAAAAATCTGTATCAAAGGAGTAATTGTAAGCGGATATATGTTTGATGGGATAATCTGTTAATATTTCCAATGTCTTTAATGTAAAATCATGGTTAACAGTTGGTATATCATAGATAATATCACAATTTAATTCTAATCCATAATTTAAAATCAGCTCTATAGCTCTCCTGGCCCGAAAAGAGCTGTGAACTCTTCCCAATAGACACAAGACATTATCAAATAATGACTGAATACCAAGACTTATTCTATCGACGCCGTAATCCTTTAGAAGTTTCAACATATCTTCCGTAACACTTTCAGGATTTATCTCTACAGTGAATTCTTTTATATTTGGAACAAAGTTTTCATATAAAGCTTCAAGCAATACTTTCATATTTTGCAGTTTCAACGTGGAAGGTGTCCCACCGCCGATATAGATAGTATCAATGCTAAGGCCTTTATAAGTTTTAATCTCCCTTAATATTGCATTTATATAGGCATATTCGGTTTCTTCGTTATGTAAAGTTGAATAAAATCCACAATATTTACACTTAGACTTGCAGAATGGAATATGAAGATAAAGCCCATAATCCTTCATGGGTCAATTTAACATTTTAAGTAATTCTTTATTATCTTCAATAAATTGTTTTAGGTTATTATTCAATTCCCAGAATAATTCCACAACCTTTTTCCCATACTCCGTAAGCTGGGCACCCCCTCCATCTTTTCCACCTGTAGTTTTTATGACAAGTGGTTTACTTCCCTGATTATTCATAGACTCCACAAGCTCCCATGCATGTTTGTAACTCATCTCCATAGATTTGGCAGCCTTTGAAATAGAGCCATACTGTTCAATCCGCTCAAGCAGAACAACCCTCCCAAAACCTATGAATGTACCGTCAACACCATCTATCCAAATTCTACCTTTTAGAGTAAAATTTTTTACAGCTAATGACACATCCTCGGGGGTTTTATCTTTGTTCTCAGGATTAAATTTTGGTTTACTTTTCATTACAGATATCCTTAATATCTTTCAAATCTGAATCGATGGGAAATCCGGTGGTTGTAAGAT is part of the Calditerrivibrio nitroreducens DSM 19672 genome and harbors:
- a CDS encoding cytochrome c3 family protein; amino-acid sequence: MSNKKRAALSGLCAAILLGSILFINYDLNAGCAGDCFSCHEKLKKEDIHQPLGTCSGCHKTGEQKLSVINLPNPDGCGNNCFSCHKEWPKNGYHAALEKCNDCHKSEKMR
- the rpsL gene encoding 30S ribosomal protein S12; this translates as MPTLNQLVRHGREVILNRTKSPALKNNPQKRGVCVRVYTTTPKKPNSALRKVARVRLVNGIEVTAYIPGIGHNLQEHSVVLVRGGRVKDLPGVRYKIIRGTLDTAGVKNRNKSRSKYGVKKAKK
- the rplD gene encoding 50S ribosomal protein L4, translating into MALVDVLNTKNEKVGQVEISDNIMTYPVKPWLIHEVVKMQLACRRAGTHATLNRALIEGGGRKPWKQKGTGRARAGSIRSPLWRGGAVIFGPQPRDYSYSMPKKKVKNALRSAVKAKFDDAAVKIVDNFVVESGKTKDAQKLLDAMGLSKRVLIVYSEIDDKTFMAFRNLPKVDFLNVKGLNVYDVVNADNIIIVKDALSYIMEVLD
- the rpsJ gene encoding 30S ribosomal protein S10 produces the protein MTGQKIRIKLKSFDHKILDKSVKDIVRTAKMTGARVVGPVPLPTKIEKYSVLRSPHVNKTSFEQFEIRTHKRLVDIYEHNPQTIDALMKLELSAGVDVEIKL
- the fusA gene encoding elongation factor G gives rise to the protein MPRQYPLEKQRNIGIMAHIDAGKTTTTERILYYTGVNYKIGEVHEGTATMDWMEQERERGITITSATTQCFWNGYRINIIDTPGHVDFTIEVERSLKVLDGACAVFCAVGGVEPQSETVWRQADKYRVPRIAFVNKMDRVGADFYNVVKMMVDRLGAKPLPIQIPIGAEDKFVGVIDLVKMKAVVWEGDQLGAKYEYREIPAEYLEKAEEYRTQMIERVCEIDDDLMNKYFEGEEITEDEIKAAIRKGTIEIQFTPVICGTAFKNKGVQLLLDAVVDYLPSPLDIPPVKGKDLDGNDVVRHTSDDEPFAALAFKIMTDPYMGQLTYFRVYSGWLEAGSYVLNSTKGKKERIGRLLKMHANKREEIKEIYAGDICATVGLKYTITGDTLCDENKPVILESMEFPEPVISVAIEPKTKADQDKLSMALNKLAQEDPSFRVKVDEETGQTIISGMGELHLEIIVDRLMREFKVEANVGNPQVAYRETIRKKSTYESKYIKQSGGRGQYGHVVLEVEPQEPGAGFKFINKIVGGVIPKEYIPAVEKGIVEAMDTGVLAGYPVVDVAVTLLDGSYHEVDSSEMAFKIAASIGFKEACKKASPVLLEPIMKVEVVVPDEYMGDVMGDLNSRRGRIEGMEARGNAQVIRCNVPLKEMFGYATSLRSLTQGRATYTMIFDHYEEVPQNISDEIIKSKV
- the rplW gene encoding 50S ribosomal protein L23 — protein: MTIYDVIKRPLITEKAVDLKEKLNQVVFEVDPRANKIQIKEAVEKLFNVKVKDVRTMGVKGKVKRFGMVVGRRDDWKKAIVVLEEDQKLEFV
- the tuf gene encoding elongation factor Tu, translating into MGKQKFERKKPHVNVGTIGHVDHGKTTLTAAITRVLSTKGLADFVDYSNIDKAPEERERGITIATAHVEYESQTRHYAHVDCPGHADYVKNMITGAAQMDGAILVVSAADGPMPQTREHILLARQVGVPYIVVFMNKVDMVDDPELLELVELEVRDLLSSYEFPGDEIPVIKGSALKALENPEDPKWNQAIFDLVDALDKYVPLPQRDIDKPFLMPIEDVFSISGRGTVVTGRVERGKVKVGDEVEIVGIRPTIKTVVTGVEMFRKVLDEGVAGDNIGVLLRGTKKDEVERGQVLAAPKTITPHRKFKCEAYILTKEEGGRHTPFFSGYRPQFYFRTTDVTGIVVLPEGVEMVMPGDNISATVELIQPIAMEQGLRFAIREGGRTVGAGVVTEIIE
- a CDS encoding winged helix-turn-helix domain-containing protein; the protein is MKSKPKFNPENKDKTPEDVSLAVKNFTLKGRIWIDGVDGTFIGFGRVVLLERIEQYGSISKAAKSMEMSYKHAWELVESMNNQGSKPLVIKTTGGKDGGGAQLTEYGKKVVELFWELNNNLKQFIEDNKELLKMLN
- the rplC gene encoding 50S ribosomal protein L3, which codes for MLKALIGRKIGMTQIFTSEGNVIPVTVVQAGPCQVVQKKTTEKDGYNALQLGFDKILKENKINKPMGGHFKKHGVDAHKTLKEFKVENPDEYQVGQEINVSVFAEGDIVDVQGVSIGKGFQGVIKRHGFAGGPAAHGSDFHRAPGSIGMREWPGETLKGKKLPGRMGGKTVTVQKLEVVKVLPDKNLLLIKGAIPGHDNSIVFIKETTKKKK
- the hemW gene encoding radical SAM family heme chaperone HemW, which produces MKDYGLYLHIPFCKSKCKYCGFYSTLHNEETEYAYINAILREIKTYKGLSIDTIYIGGGTPSTLKLQNMKVLLEALYENFVPNIKEFTVEINPESVTEDMLKLLKDYGVDRISLGIQSLFDNVLCLLGRVHSSFRARRAIELILNYGLELNCDIIYDIPTVNHDFTLKTLEILTDYPIKHISAYNYSFDTDFLSEYKDTDAETFFNDVVDFLYSRGFFQYEISNFARNGKGSKHNTKYWKMQDYIGFGISAHSMMNGENARMRWCNKGTVEEYIKEQYIIEKYEVPIAECFIEDVVFGIRMVDGVNIESLKSKYGGEVVEEFMKKIVFLKDENFICYERGCLCLTRKGQLYLDSVQQYFWDLFYS
- the rpsG gene encoding 30S ribosomal protein S7, whose translation is MARRRVAKKREVLPDPVYGEVVVTKFINSLMYDGEKSVAEKIFYDAMEMIKAKTGEDGIAVFKKAMENVKPLLEVKSRRVGGANYQVPVEVRADRKQALAIRWIISAARNRKEKGMTERLASELMDAYANKGAAVKKREDTHKMAEANKAFAHFRW